From Oncorhynchus keta strain PuntledgeMale-10-30-2019 chromosome 8, Oket_V2, whole genome shotgun sequence:
ctAACTAAatattaagacctagacaaccaggtgaggggagttactCACTAATCTATTAAGACCtaaacaaccaggtgaggggagttactCACTAATCTATTaagacctggacaaccaggtgaggggagttactaactaatataatatattaagacctagacaaccaggtgaggggagttactCACTAAtctattaagacctagacaaccaggtgaggggagttactCACTAAtctattaagacctagacaaccaggtgaggggagttactCACTAAtatattaagacctagacaaccaggtgaggggagttactAACTAAAtatattaagacctagacaaccaggtgaggggagttactCACTAAtctattaagacctagacaaccaggtgaggggagttactAACTAAtatattaagacctagacaaccaggtgaggggattTACTAACTAAtatattaagacctagacaaccaggtgaggggagttactAACTAAtatattaagacctagacaaccaggtgaggggagttactCACTAAtctattaagacctagacaaccaggtgagggaatTACTCACTAAtctattaagacctagacaaccaggtgaggggagttactAACTAAtatattaagacctagacaaccaggtgaggggagttactCACTAAtatattaagacctagacaaccaggtgaggggagttactAACTAAtatattaagacctagacaaccaggtgaggggagttactCACTAAtctattaagacctagacaaccaggtgaggggagttactAACTAATCAATAACCTTAATTGATCGATCACATACAAAGGTGAAGTGAACCTGAAGACACTCGGCCCTCTGTGGAATTGAGTTTGAGACCACCGTTAGATCAACTGGCAGACACGTAACTACCTAAATGAGGGAAAcaaaagcaggtgcttccacacaggtgtggctcctgaattaattaagcaattaacatctcATGCTTAGCGTCATGTATTTAAAAAATGCTGTGCGGCCTgttaccatggctatgcccccccccccaataggATGTCCCCATCCACAGGGTACGAGTGGGCACTGATTGATTCGATGAGCGCGAAAACAATGTAAACCAGATCTCAACCTCAATTGATCACGTTACGTGAGGTTCTGGACCGTCAGCTGAGACGATGCttctccaccaccatcaacaaaacaccaaatgatggacttttctcgtggaagaattggtgtcacatccctcctatagagttccagacactagAATATATGCCAAgttgcattgaagctgttctggtggccTTAATTAAGGCACTTTGTAGGTATTTCCTTTTATTTGGACAGTTACCTGTAAGTGGGGGGTACTGTATGGGTACCGTAGAGAGAACAATTGATATAGTCTATGATAGACCAGACAGTACCGTGTGTTATTTAGAGTTACAGCAACCACTATAAAGAGAATACTGTGTCTTACCGACCTGCCAACAACACGTTTTCGAAACCCTCTCGGCTTAGCTACTACTTCTTAAAGATGAAACTTGGGCAACATTTTATCTCTACCTATTACTACTTACTCTTAAGATGGCTGCCTCTTTAGTAGTGTTAAAAGAAAGCTATGTGGCGACGTACTGCTCTGGCCAGGTTTGGTATTCAACATAGTTGTTTGGAACCGTGCTGGAAATATCTACGCCAGCACAGTTTGGTTCAGGCCCTACAGTGTGAAAAGCGTATTTAATCTGACtggtgttttatatatatatatatataacaccagTCAGATTAAATACGCttttcacatatatatatattgaattcTGCTGCTCCTGAGTTGAAGCTCTGCTAGACTCGAGCCCTAACTCTACGCTGGGTTTGTTGTCCTTGAAGAAAAGAggataaaggaaaaataaatgcaagtgtattttatattttgtttttatGTTCTTACAGTGTTAACACTAAGACAAGGATGATATGTTTGGAAATGAACATTATGCTTTTATTGTGAAATCAATCGTTTCTTGATTTTGTTTTCTTTTGATttctaaaaaaaaacaaaaaaagttttttttttattccatTGTTTGTTATCCCCATCTCATGAATAACAGTTTCCATGTCTGTGATTTGAGATGACAAGGTAGTGTATTGTGTGAAAGCATAGCCCCCCTCTATTGCAGGTTAATTATGTACTTTCCTGTAGTAGCACCTCCTGACCTGAAGGGGTGCTGTGGTACAGGTCCTGTATGCTAGAACGTTCTCGCAGTATTCAGGTAAAAACCAAATGACTACTTTATGTGATCGACTGGGGGTTTCGAACCAATTCAGGCCAATGCCAGATAAGTTGGTCCATCTTTAGCCCAGCGGGCCTGACTAAATTGGGGGTCATTGCGGAGAATGATTGTTATTTTGCTCATAATGGGAGGCATCaggcaaaaacaacaaaaaatatgcCACTGCGGGTGCTTCAATGAAAGaaaaattgttttaaaaaaatggGCCAGTGTGTTAGAAATGCCAGGGCTGATTTCTTTTCCCAGTCTGCCCCTGAAGGGCAGGGTAAAGGTTCAGACATAGCTAcacttccctccatgtctcctgtccCCAGTAAATAAAACCTTCAATATAGCTCTTTCAAAATAAGATTGAATGGTGTTGTATCAATCTATCTCCAATTGTTATCTTCTGAATTACTATTTTGCCCATTTCAGAATTTAGTGCCTTTTTTGGACAGTAGACTTCTGTAATTTAAATGTTTTTGTACAGTTTCTTTGttgaattttattttattttttacttgtgTTTATTTTTagtatgatatatatatacacaacacacacacacacgagaataAAGCTATATCAATGTGACAACTTGTGTTTATTTTTAGTATGCTGTTCATTATTAAGTTGAATAAATAatgttaaattaaattaaattgtaCATATGACAAACACATACATTTAATTTAAAATGATACATTTAACAACACAAGTTCCATGTAATAAAGCATATCAGATTTGACAACAAAAAATTTTCTGATTCTGTCTCATTattaaacaatttttttttttaaatatataaatatttaccAAATTCTGGGGGAGAAGTCAGTAAAAATCTATGGATTTACCAGGACATGTGGGGTACAGTCACCTTGGTCTATTCTACAATACAAGTTAAAAGCTGCAAAATGTCCATACGCTCAGAGATTGTTTTACTCTGAGAACTATAATTTCTCTCGGACTTCCAGTGTCACTGCCAGTAGTAGCTGGTGGTACTTTACATCAGAGTACGGGCTCATATTTACAGCtggaacaaatatatatatatatatatatctttttttatgGTATCAAAACACATATTTTCTCCATTCTGGACATTATTATGATCCGTcctcctctcaccagcctccactgtctaGGATTGGGGATTAGTTTTGATTGGTAAGGGTTCTCCAGGGTGGTGTTGGCCTAGGTCAAAGTAAGGGTTCTCCAAGGTGGTGACCGTGACGGACATTGTGGAGCTTTTGCTACTGGTACTGTTGTCCTTGGTGGTCTCCCCAATTACTCTACTGGTGTTGTAGTAGTAGAGGAACAGAAAGAAACCTAGTGAGAGATGGTGGGAGACTGGTTACTACTCATACCAATAGTGCGTGTGTCCATATGTAAAAGATGAATGATATTACAATCCATATATCTCAagcatacttttttttttttgatcaGTTTATACATTGTAATATTAGTTGATCTCATATCTGTCTTATTAATCTACCTTGGAACGAGTTGAGGATGGTGAAGATGTAGAAGGAGGGAACCTTGAGGACCCCGTTGGCGAAGAAGGCAAAACTCCAGGTGATTCCCAGCAGACAGCACAGCCCCATCACAGTCACTATGTCCTTGGAGCCTGTCCCCTGCTGCTGGACCTGGTCCAGGGTTAGGTAGGATCACAAAGTTACTGACTATAGATATAGAATCTGATGTCATAGAGTCCTTGAACCAAAAATTGAACAATATGTCAGCTGTTTTAGCTGGGGTTTACTCtgtctgtaagtcgctctggataagagcgtctgctaaatgacttaaatgtaaatgtaaatgttgacaTCAAATAGAACTAAACACGGTCTTTCAAAGagaattcataaaaatccaaataacttcacagatcttcattgtaaagggttttaacactgtttcTGTTTCACATACTtgctcaatgaaccataaacaatgaatgaacatgcacctgtggaaaggtcgttaagacactaacagcttacagacggtaggcaattatggtcacagttctgaaaacttaggacactaaagaggcctttctactgactctgttaAACACCAAAagagatgcccagggtccctgctcatctgcgtgaacatgccttaggcacgctgcaaggaggaatgaggactgcagatgtggccagggcaataaattgcaatgtccgtactgtgagatgcctaagacagcgctacagggagacaggacggacagctgatcgtcctcgcagtggcagaccacgtgtaacaacacctgcacaggatcggtacatgtCAAcagcaactgcccgagttacaccaggaatgcacaatccctccatcaatgctcagactgtccgcagtaggctgagagaggctggactgatgacatgtaggcctgttgtaaggcaggtcaaacccaccgtcactggaccagacaggactggcaaaaaagtgctcttcataGACGAGTCGCAGGGGTGAGGCCtgtacactgaggcctgtactttgGAGTGGGAtctatttggaggtggagggtccgtcgtgGTCTGGGGCAGTACATCACAGCAggaaatctcaacgctgtgtgttacagggaagacatcctcctccctcatcttgACATGAGCCTCCAGCATGACattgccaccagccatactgctcattctgtgcgtgatttcctgcaagacaggaatgtcagtgttctgccatagccagcgaagagcccggatctcaatcccattgagcacgtctgggacctgttggatcggagggtgagggctagggccattcccctcagaaatgtccaggaacttgcaggtgccttggtggaagagtggggtaacatctcacagcaagaactggcaaatctggtgcagtccatgaggaggagatgcactgcagtacttaattaatgcagctggtggccacaccagatactgactgttacttttgattttgacaccccctttgttcagggacacagtattctatttatgttagtcacatgtctgtggaacttgttcagtttatgtctgttgttgaatcttatgttcatacaaatatttacacatgttaattttgctgaaaataaaagcagttgacagtgagaggatgtttcatTCTTCTTTTTTTGCAGAGTTTAGAAGTATCGTCTGCTGATGTATTTGTGGTCAAACTCAGGACAACATTGTATTCACGTGccacatttgtttttttaaatgacaaaTTATTGTGGACATCGCCGTTGCTAAGATAGCTAAAGATGCTACAGGATGAGCGTTGCTAATATAACAGCAGGCAGGAAATCAATTAATAAAGTGGCTGTAGATATActgtgtacatatatatatatatatatatatatatacttattttccaccataatttgcaaataaattcataaaaaatcctacaatgtgattttctggattttttcccctcattttgtccgtcatagttgaagtgtacctatgatgaaaattacaggcctctctcatctttttaagtgggagaacttgcacaatttgtggctgacttaaatacttttttgccccactgtatatatgaaAACTTTTCCATGAatagaatgacagtaaaacagtTGTGTTTCCTGATTAGTTAGCTGAAATTCACTCTGTTTATTTTCCTCTTTTTCACGGTCCTCTACCTAGGTTGGAGACATCCATGCAGAAAATGTCTACACACATGATTTAAGGCACTTtgggataaaagcgtcagctagaTGGCCGACAGTATATTATTAACGGTAAACGTTCTGTGTTGCTACCATATATTTCCCAATCCTTTTTTTGCTCGATCGCCAGTCCCTTAGGTTTAGAATTCTTCAGCCTTTATGCAAAAGGGATGTTAACATGGGATGTTAATGTCTTTACGTTGGTAACTATAACAACCTTGTTCTTGGGGCTCTTAAGGTGAACCAGCCAGCTCAGAACCACGATGAAGGTGGTGAAAGTGAAGAGGAAGACCAGCGCGTAGTAGCCAATGTTCACTATGTAGTGCACGTCAATGTCCAGGATCCAGCAcctagagatggaggagagttACATCACTATGTAGTTGgtatagagatggaggagagttGCATCACTATGTAGTTGgtatagagatggaggagagttACATCACTATGTAGTGTAGTTGCTATATAGTTAGGGTATATGTAGTGTAGTTTGTATAGAGTTAGGGTATATGTAGTGTAGTTGCTATAGAGTTAGGGTATATGTAGTGTAGTTGCTATAGAGTTAGGGTATAAATAAATTTGCTATGAGTTAGGGTTTGTTGTAGTTGCTATAGAGTTAGGGTATATGTAGTGTAGTTGCTATAGAGTTAGGGTATATGTAGTGTAGTTGCTATATAGTTCgggtatatatagtgtagttgcTATAGAGTTAGGGTATATGTAGTGTAGTTGCTATAGAGTTCTGGTATATGTAGTGTAGTTGCTATATAGTTCgggtatatatagtgtagttgcTATAGAGTTAGGGTATATGTAGTGTAGTTGCTAAATAGTTAGGGTATATGTAGTGTAGTTGGTATAGAGTTAGGGTATATGTAGTGTAGTTGCTATAGAGTTAGGGtatatgtagtgtagtgtctatAGAGTTAGGGtatatgtagtgtagtgtctatAGGGTtagtgtatatgtagtgtagtgtctatAGAGTtagtgtatatgtagtgtagttGCTATAGAGTTAGGGTATATGTAGTGTAGTTGCTATAGAGTTAGGGTATATGTAGTGTAGTTGCTATAGAGTTAGGGTATATGTAGTGTAGTTGCTATAGAGTTAGGGTATATGTAGTGTAGTTGCTATAGAGTTAGGGTATATGTAGTGTAGTTGCTATAGAGTTAGGGTATATGTAGTGTAGTTGCTATAGAGTTAGGGTATATGTAGTGTAGTTGCTATAGAGTTAGGGTATATGTAGTGTAGTTGCTATAGAGTTAGGGTATATGTAGTGTAGTTGCTATAGAGTTAGGGTATATGTAGTGTAGTTGCTATAGAGTTAGGGTATATGTAGTGTAGTTGCTATAGAGTTAGGGTATATGTAGTGTAGTTGCTATAGAGTTAGGGTATATGTAGTGTAGTTGGTATAGAGTTAGGGTATATGTAGTGTAGTTGGTATAGAGTTAGGGTATATGTAGTGTCGTTGCTATAGAGTTAGGGTATATGTAGTGTATTTGGTATAGAGTTAGGGTATATGTAGTGTAGTTGGTATAGAGTTAGGGTATATGTAGTGTCGTTGCTATAGAGTTAGGGTATATGTAGTGTAGTTGGTATAGAGTTAGGGTATATGTAGTGTGGCTGATGTTTATTATGTCTAGGATCCAGGACCTTCACAGTGCAATAATGAGCACAGGGTTAAGCCTGGATTGAGTCTGAGACTCTACAAGTTATTTTCCTCTGAAAAGACAAATGTTAATCAAGTATTACATAAGTGAGACCCACATGTACACCTCCTTCCCTCCGTCAGTGTAGATGATCTGTTTTCCGTATTTACCCAGACTGATGAGGATGATCACTACCGTGCCGGGCAGCACTAAGGCAGAGGACATGGATCAAACAAAAAAAAGGTAAGTAGGTTATTCAATTCTTTAACCATTTGTCAACAAAAAATACTGACTCTCAATTGACTCAGTTGGACTCTCAATTGACTCAGTTGGACTCTCAGGCACAGGTTCAAGGCTTCAAATCCATCCAGAGCATCccccccgtccctccctccccccaaaGTCACGACACTATCCCTACATCATAATACCTAACATCCCGAAACCGGCCCTACCTAGAGTACAACCCTAACTTTATCTCGTTCAAAACCTACAGTAGCTATCGCAACCCGAGTATCGGTATCACTCACCCCACCCGGCGATACACACTTTCATGATGTAGCGCGGTATGGGGAGGGAGCCTGACTTGTAGAGCTGCTGACAGAGGTGAAAGGCCTCCACGGCGAACCAGGTGAAGGTGGCCAGCATAGAGTAATGCATGGCCGCAGCCATCACCTGGCAGCCCAGTGGGCTCTGCAGACTGGCCACCCACCCGTTGGTCAGGAAGGTGATGTTGAGCATGAACATGGACAGAAACAGCTGGATCAGGATCTGGGTGGTGTTGCTTGACTTCGCCTTCCTGGAAGGTCACATACAGGTTAGAGGTCAAAGTTCAAGGGGTTAGTAGGTCAAGGGACACCCACTAGGTGGCCTGAGTCGTAATTGACTATTTCATAAAACATTGTATGAAAACAAAAATAACcttttttggtcttaatttaaggttatgttcaaagttagcagtgtggttaagtttTCAGGTCAATGGAGGCCATTGCTACGTGTGGAGATGGGCTGGCCATGGGCTTTGTTTAATATCCAcactctctcagacctcctcctccaatcCACTTTGATAAATAATTGAGGAAACAAGGACAGAGGAAAGCAAGGATTTGACAGCTAGTATGTTTTCAGATACAGCTTTGTTGACCAGTACCGTAATGACAGTGGGCAGAGCTACCTACCTTAGCAGGAAGTAGTGACCAGTGCCATAATGACAGTGGGCGGAGCTACCTACTTTATCAGGAAGTAGTGACCAGCGCCATAATGACAGTGGGCGGAACTACCTACTTTATCAGGAAGTAGTGACCAGCGCCATAATGACAGTGGGCGTAGCTACCTACCTTAGCAGGAAGTAGTGACCAGTGCCATAATGACAGTGGGCGGAGCTACCTACTTTATCAGGAAGTAGTGACCAGTGCCATAATGGCAGTGGGCGGAACTACCTACTTTATCAGGAAGTAGTGACCAGCGCCATAATGGCAGTGGGCGTAGCTACCTACCTTAGCAGGAAGTAGTGACCAGCGCCATAATGACAGTGGGCGGAGCTACCTACTTTATCAGGAAGTAGTGACCAGCGCCATAATGACAGTGGGCCATAATGGCAGTGGGCGTAGCTACCTACCTTAGCAGGAAGTAGTGACCAGCGCCATAATGACAGTGGGCGGAGCTACCTACTTTATCAGGAAGTAGTGACCAGTGCCATAATGGCAGTGGGCGGAGCTACCTACTTTATCAGGAAGCAGTGACCAGTGCCATAATGGCAGTGGGCGGAGCTACCTACTTTATCAGGAAGTGCATGAAGAGAACCACGCCCAGGAAGAACATGGACACGCCACACCCCACATAGGTGATGTAGGTGAGAGAGTTCACATCACCGTCTGAGAGAGTCTGGTTCGGAGGGGACTGAAAAAAAAGCACAGGTTAGTGATGAACAGATTCATGTATTAGAAATCTTTATTGTTTTACTATTTCAAATAGATCTGCTTAGAATTTAAATGAAATAAGCAACAATCTGGAGCATATGCAACATtattaaatcaaatccaatccagttatttatcacatgcttggtaaacaagaggtgtagaataacagtgaattGCTGATTTACGGCccttccaacaatgcagtaaatgGTAAAAGAACCGGGTTGGAAAATTCTGAATTGTATTTACTTCCAACAATACAGACCAGTGAATTGCTGATTTACCAACAATACAGACTAACAGTTTCCTAACAGTGAGAAAATACAGAATAACAAAATACAGAATAACAGTGAATTGCTGATTTACGGCCCTTCCAACAATACAGAGGTTTTCAATAAATGGTAAAACAGTTGAAAATTCTGATTTAACCCTTCCCAGAAATCCCAGTTTTAAGATAAGGAGGGAATTACCAACCGGGAATGTTACCTGAATTTTGCCACCCTATAAGAGAACGAGGGAACCTTACCATTAGCACAGCAAAGAAAGTCAGGTGTGTACACCTGCAGGTTATGTTGTCCCCTATCACAATGGTCAAACAGCCATAGTCTGTCCAGTTGGGTTGACTCCCTATGAAGGGGAAAAGGGTGAGAATCGGATACCACACACTAAGTACCTGAACAATGCCTGAGTTCCGGTACACCTCCCGAACAGTGGCGTCGTCCTGTAATCCATTTATTCAACAAATGCATTAAGTGTGATTTCCTGGTCCGTTTTAAGCATACTAAGATGTGCCCTTGCATAGTGCTTACTACAGTCTACTAGCTACTCACTATGCTTACTTAATGGAAGTATGCCATTCCAAACCTTACCTTTTATAGTATGCAAATCAGTTAGGAAAGGTAATGGCAGCTAAATACCTTCACCGTTCCATGACTGGCACGATGGAATGGCTTCCCCCTAGTGGAAAACAAAGTGGTGGATTATGGGTTGAGCTGATGTACTCGTTGAGTATTTATAAGACGTGTTTCACACTAAATGCAGCAAATTTGGGGGGGGTTAGCCCAACTCGGATTCAACCCAGGTTCCTGTGTGAAGTCTTTGTCTTATATTGCCTGTGTATTCTGTTTATTGTGGCAGTGCCCATTTCACCAGGTTCAAATTCCTGCTACATATAAATGTACTTGGTGATTCTGTCAAGACTGTCAGTCCCAACTACTACACAGAGAGGTATGAACTAAACCTTTCGATCAGTCTGTGTGTCATGTTCCTCAgcctacagtacatctatgggACATTTCTCAAAGCTACTTTTCCTCCTTAGGGGCCAATGTATACATTACATCCCACATACTTGTACCTTATTAACATGCATTAGTAAAGCGCATCACCATTTACCTTGTGGACGTTTAGAAAATTAAGATTTATCTTGTCGGTTAAATTGTGAATGAAACAGCCCATCTCGATCGCTACCACTTCGTTATACAGAACTGTGCTGTTGTATACATCCTGGAAGAAAGAGAGCGCATGATAACCATGACAACCATGACAACCATAGCAACGCCTAGGATTTCCAAATTCAAACCTTCCCAAAAATGCTCTGGTTTTCCAAGAAATACCAGTTGGAAAACTCCAGGAAAGTGGACGGAGTATGTAGGGGATCCGGAATCCAGGATTTCTGGGAAAATTGGGACCAGAATTCTGCGACCCTAGTGGCACCATACCAACTGTCGTTTGATTTTTTAAATTCAGTGAAAGGACCATTGGTCTTAGACATACCTTGGACATGTTGGGGAATCGGAAAACACCGGCAAATGCACTGCCGTTGCTTAAGTTGTAGGCCTTTTCAAATGCTTCCTTTGTGACTGATACAGACCTAGAGAAGCCACCCAGAGACTCCCGATTTTCAACAATCTGAACAACAACAAACGGGAACAAAGTCAGACACACAGAAGATTGTACAAATCTGCTAACATTACCAAAAATGTCTAGATTTTCCAGAAATCAATAGCTTGGAGGATTCCAGATTTCCAACCGGGTTTTCTGGAAGACCAACTCATTCGGGGAAAGTTTCAATATTTTTGCAACCCTTCGACACACGTTAGTTTATCTGGACCACAAGAGGTTGTTGAGCGGAGAACGGCTCATAAAACAATGACTGGGaaggagcaaatggaatggcatcaaccacatggaaatCATGGATTTGATACCATACCCCTGATTCTGCTCCAGctatccccaattaaggtgccaccaacctcctgtggaccTCACTATGTTTGGGCTTAATACTATGTAATACTGATACTACAGCCATACCTAGCTACaaccatacccagctacagccatacccagctataaccatacccagctacaaccatacccagctacaaccatacccagctacaaccatacccagctacaaccatacccagctacaaccatacccagctacaaccatacccagctacaaccatacccagctacaaccatacccagctacaaccatacccagctacaaccatacccagctacaaccatacccagctacaaccatacccagctacagccatacccagctacaaccatacccagctacagccatatccagctacaaccatacccagctacagccatacccagctataaccatacccagctacaaccatacccagctacaaccatacccagctacaaccatacccagctacaaccatacccagctacaaccatacccagctacaaccatacaactacaaccatacccagctacaaccatacccagctacaaccatacccagctacaaccatacccagctacagccatacccagctacagccatacccagctacagccatacccagctacaaccatacccagctacaaccatacccagctacaaccatacccagctacaaccatacccagctacaaccatacccagctacaaccatacccagctacaaccatacccagctacaaccatacccagctacaaccatacccagttacaaccatacccagctacaaccatacccagctacaaccatacccagctacaaccatacccagctacaaccatacccagctacaaccatacccagctacagccatacccagctataaccatacccagctacaaccatacccagctacaaccatacaactacagccatacccagctacaaccatacccagctacaaccatacccagctacaactATACAActacagccatacccagctacaaccatacccagctacaaccatacccagctacaaccatacccagcgacaaccatacccagctacagccatacccagctataaccatacccagctacaaccatacccagctacaaccatacaactacagccatacccagctataaccatacccagctacaaccatacccagctacaactATACAActacagccatacccagctacaaccatacccagctacaaccatacccagctacaaccatacccagctacaaccatacccagctacaaccaTACAACTACAGCCATACCAAAATTACAGCCATATAActacagccatacccagctacaaccatacccagctacaaccatacccagctacaaccatacccagctacaaccatacccagctacaaccatacaactacagccatacccagctacaaccatacaactacagccatacccagctaTAACCATACCCAGCTATAACCATACCCAGCTATAACCATACCCAGCTATAACCATACCCAGCTATAACCATACCCAGCTATaaccatacccagctacaaccatacccagctacaaccatacccagctacaaccatacccagctacaaccatacaactacagccatacccagctacaatcatacccagctacagccatacaactacaaccatacccagctacagccatacccagctataaccatacccagctacaaccatacccagctacaaccaCACCCAGCTACAACCACACCCAGCTACAACCACACCCAGCTACAACCGTACCCAGCTACAGCCGTACAACTACAACCACACCCAGCTACAGCCATACAACTACaaccatacccagctacaaccatacacctacaaccatacccagctacaaccaTACACCTACAACTatacccagctacagccatacccagctacaaccacacaactacaaccatacccagctacagccatacAACTACAACCATACCCAGC
This genomic window contains:
- the adgrg11 gene encoding adhesion G-protein coupled receptor G2 isoform X1 encodes the protein MCDCPNMDAVLLSTHRKAMKDIASLVNMMNESSASVSMGSVTGVVVKPKEETDIEEVSFGYSSNSGIKIVENRESLGGFSRSVSVTKEAFEKAYNLSNGSAFAGVFRFPNMSKVCLRPMVLSLNLKNQTTVGMVPLGSQNSGPNFPRNPGFRIPYILRPLSWSFPTGISWKTRAFLGRFEFGNPRRCYGCHGCHGYHALSFFQDVYNSTVLYNEVVAIEMGCFIHNLTDKINLNFLNVHKGEAIPSCQSWNGEGSQPNWTDYGCLTIVIGDNITCRCTHLTFFAVLMSPPNQTLSDGDVNSLTYITYVGCGVSMFFLGVVLFMHFLIKKAKSSNTTQILIQLFLSMFMLNITFLTNGWVASLQSPLGCQVMAAAMHYSMLATFTWFAVEAFHLCQQLYKSGSLPIPRYIMKVCIAGWVLPGTVVIILISLGKYGKQIIYTDGGKEVYMCWILDIDVHYIVNIGYYALVFLFTFTTFIVVLSWLVHLKSPKNKVQQQGTGSKDIVTVMGLCCLLGITWSFAFFANGVLKVPSFYIFTILNSFQGFFLFLYYYNTSRVIGETTKDNSTSSKSSTMSVTVTTLENPYFDLGQHHPGEPLPIKTNPQS
- the adgrg11 gene encoding adhesion G-protein coupled receptor G2 isoform X2, producing the protein MCDCPNMDAVLLSTHRKAMKDIASLVNMMNESSASVSMGSVTGVVVKPKEETDIEEVSFGYSSNSGIKIVENRESLGGFSRSVSVTKEAFEKAYNLSNGSAFAGVFRFPNMSKDVYNSTVLYNEVVAIEMGCFIHNLTDKINLNFLNVHKGEAIPSCQSWNGEGSQPNWTDYGCLTIVIGDNITCRCTHLTFFAVLMSPPNQTLSDGDVNSLTYITYVGCGVSMFFLGVVLFMHFLIKKAKSSNTTQILIQLFLSMFMLNITFLTNGWVASLQSPLGCQVMAAAMHYSMLATFTWFAVEAFHLCQQLYKSGSLPIPRYIMKVCIAGWVLPGTVVIILISLGKYGKQIIYTDGGKEVYMCWILDIDVHYIVNIGYYALVFLFTFTTFIVVLSWLVHLKSPKNKVQQQGTGSKDIVTVMGLCCLLGITWSFAFFANGVLKVPSFYIFTILNSFQGFFLFLYYYNTSRVIGETTKDNSTSSKSSTMSVTVTTLENPYFDLGQHHPGEPLPIKTNPQS